A genomic region of Nitrosomonas ureae contains the following coding sequences:
- a CDS encoding P-II family nitrogen regulator, whose product MDNAIAMKRFEVIVEIEYHDALIELLKRSGIRGYTVIKNAGGRGARGLRNPDDRILPDENAVTIFACKEDLAQKVLNELQPAMKGFGGICMISDCHAQTHFDN is encoded by the coding sequence ATGGACAATGCAATTGCAATGAAAAGATTCGAAGTCATTGTAGAAATAGAATATCACGATGCGTTAATTGAATTACTAAAAAGATCCGGAATACGCGGATATACCGTCATTAAGAATGCAGGAGGACGGGGAGCGCGAGGTCTACGAAATCCTGATGATAGAATTTTACCCGATGAAAATGCCGTGACAATTTTTGCTTGTAAGGAAGATCTAGCACAGAAAGTACTTAATGAGTTGCAACCCGCGATGAAAGGTTTCGGTGGTATATGTATGATTTCAGATTGCCATGCACAAACGCATTTCGATAATTAA